A window of Nicotiana tabacum cultivar K326 chromosome 24, ASM71507v2, whole genome shotgun sequence contains these coding sequences:
- the LOC107762572 gene encoding myosin-binding protein 7-like, translating to MDSEKSALSTRPVKCCDRECSCCMMKRSFSGTWFRSVKRKYDESSCAEGDEKKLFILPQTARVEFENECAALREMVSSQQQIIKDLSSELEEERNASSSAAKEAMSMILRVQREKAEAQMELKQFKRLTEEEKAHDQLEIMALEDLLYKREQTIQSLTCEVQMYKHRMMSYGLTESEVEGENGGGCFSRNNSTMADETIIDQIPTYDYPPLKCYTNENQVYSEVVDIEDEKYAFGETPCSHDQLRDLEDRINQLEKTPRSTTDGELFKNNVLEKFIVGHSPRRLRHLRKYSTDSLASPFAKIKEISSDFTRKQQSQTEEYPKVDNSSQVGDDMSDRVYTIDSIHQEARYNVDPKATAGIADDYIVTPRESFNHTDFGDPEVTKLYLRLQALEADRESMRQAIISMRTDNAQMVLLKEIAQQLCKEMSPAAKTRVRKPSVIGGFSLMSAFKWIISLVLWRRKARRCKYMFGMSAKNTGLRMLLDKGPRVGRWRCISSTQVPSPMYKDRWLGIENLKDL from the exons ATGGATTCTGAAAAATCGGCCTTGTCAACCAGACCGGTCAAATGTTGTGATCGCGAGTGCAGTTGTTGTATGATGAAAAGATCCTTTTCAGGGACTTGGTTTCGGTCTGTGAAGCGGAAGTATGATGAGTCGTCATGTGCTGAAGGTGATGAGAAAAAGCTTTTCATCTTACCTCAAACAGCTCGTGTTGAATTCGAAAACGAATGTGCAGCCCTTCGGGAAATGGTGAGCAGCCAACAACAGATAATTAAGGACTTAAGCAGTGAGTTGGAGGAAGAAAGAAATGCATCCTCCTCAGCAGCCAAAGAGGCAATGTCAATGATATTGAGGGTGCAAAGAGAAAAGGCAGAAGCTCAAATGGAATTAAAACAATTCAAGAGGTTGACTGAAGAGGAAAAGGCACATGACCAGCTGGAGATTATGGCATTGGAGGATTTGTTGTACAAAAGGGAGCAAACAATTCAGTCCTTGACTTGTGAGGTACAAATGTATAAGCACAGAATGATGAGTTATGGCCTCACCGAATCTGAGGTGGAGGGAGAGAATGGGGGCGGCTGTTTTAGCCGAAACAATAGTACTATGGCTGATGAGACTATAATTGATCAAATCCCTACATATGATTACCCTCCCTTGAAATGCTATACAAATGAGAATCAAGTTTACTCAGAGGTGGTGGATATCGAGGACGAGAAATATGCATTTGGAGAGACCCCATGTTCGCATGATCAATTGCGAGATTTGGAGGATAGGATCAATCAGTTGGAGAAGACACCAAGAAGCACTACTGATGGAGAGTTATTTAAGAACAATGTCCTTGAAAAGTTTATAGTTGGTCACTCCCCAAGGAGGCTGAGACATttaaggaaatactcaactgatagTTTAGCTTCTCCTTTTgcaaaaattaaagaaataagCTCAGATTTCACTAGGAAACAACAGTCACAAACAGAGGAGTATCCAAAGGTGGATAATTCATCACAAGTGGGAGATGACATGAGTGACAGAGTGTACACTATTGATTCTATACACCAGGAGGCTAGATACAACGTCGACCCCAAGGCAACGGCTGGAATAGCTGATGATTATATAGTTACCCCAAGGGAGTCATTCAATCATACAGATTTTGGAGATCCTGAGGTCACTAAACTGTACCTTAGGCTTCAGGCACTAGAGGCTGATCGCGAGTCAATGAGGCAGGCTATTATTTCTATGCGGACTGATAATGCACAGATGGTATTGCTCAAGGAGATTGCTCAGCAGTTGTGCAAAGAGATGTCACCTGCAGCGAAGACACGAGTTAGGAAGCCATCTGTAATTGGGGGCTTTTCACTCATGTCAGCTTTCAAG TGGATTATATCCCTTGTTCTATGGAGAAGAAAAGCACGCCGATGCAA GTACATGTTTGGAATGTCAGCCAAGAATACAGGGTTGAGAATGCTTCTAGACAAGGGACCTCGTGTGGGGCGTTGGAGATGTATCTCCAGTACACAG GTGCCCTCTCCCATGTACAAGGACCGATGGCTTGGGATAGAGAACTTGAAGGACTTGTAG
- the LOC107822903 gene encoding ABSCISIC ACID-INSENSITIVE 5-like protein 2 isoform X1 yields MLTHGMGSQGGVGGGKEAKPNGLARQGSLYSLTLDEVQNQLGNLGKPLNSMNLDELLKTVWTIEASQDLGGNDYGAVQHGSISLHRQSSSITMSGDLSKKTVDEVWQDIQQGQKRDSSFDKRSQERQLTFGEITLEDFLVKAGIIAESTQGTRISGLLIGVDSMSLTQQAQWPHYQIPAMHQAPAQQQQNILPVFMPGHPVQQPLPVVANPIVDPETQVTMSPAHLMGTLSDTQTSGRKRVAPEDVIEKSVERRQKRMIKNRESAARSRARKQAYTHELENKVSWLEEENERLKRQKEIEKILPSVPPPEPKYQLRRTSSAPI; encoded by the exons ATGTTAACTCATGGGATGGGATCTCAGGGGGgagttggtggtggaaaagaagcaaAGCCGAATGGTTTGGCTAGGCAAGGATCACTCTACAGCCTCACTCTTGATGAAGTTCAGAATCAATTGGGGAATTTAGGGAAACCACTAAACAGCATGAATCTTGATGAGCTTCTTAAAACTGTATGGACCATTGAGGCTAGTCAAGACTTGGGGGGAAATGATTACGGGGCAGTGCAGCACGGGTCTATTTCTCTGCATCGACAGTCATCGAGCATTACAATGTCCGGGGATCTCAGCAAGAAGACTGTTGATGAGGTATGGCAGGATATTCAGCAGGGGCAGAAAAGGGATAGTAGTTTTGATAAGAGAAGTCAGGAGAGGCAACTTACTTTTGGCGAGATAACTCTGGAGGATTTCTTGGTCAAGGCTGGAATCATTGCAGAGTCGACCCAAGGCACGAGAATTTCGGGTTTACTTATAGGGGTTGATTCAATGTCATTGACACAGCAAGCTCAGTGGCCACATTATCAAATCCCCGCTATGCATCAGGCACCGGCACAACAGCAGCAGAATATTCTACCAGTGTTTATGCCGGGCCATCCGGTTCAACAGCCTTTACCTGTTGTTGCTAATCCAATTGTGGATCCTGAAACTCAGGTGACAATGTCTCCAGCACATCTAATGGGAACATTATCAGACACACAAACGTCTGGAAGAAAGCGGGTTGCTCCAGAGGATGTGATCGAAAAGAGTGTGGAAAGGAGGCAGAAGAGGATGATAAAAAATAGGGAATCTGCAGCTCGGTCGCGAGCGAGGAAGCAG GCTTACACCCATGAACTAGAGAACAAGGTTTCATGGCTTGAAGAGGAGAATGAAAGACTTAAAAGACAGAAG GAGATCGAGAAGATTTTACCAAGCGTGCCACCTCCAGAGCCTAAGTATCAGCTTCGCAGAACAAGTTCGGCCCCTATCTGA
- the LOC107822903 gene encoding ABSCISIC ACID-INSENSITIVE 5-like protein 2 isoform X2, which translates to MLTHGMGSQGGVGGGKEAKPNGLARQGSLYSLTLDEVQNQLGNLGKPLNSMNLDELLKTVWTIEASQDLGGNDYGAVQHGSISLHRQSSSITMSGDLSKKTVDEVWQDIQQGQKRDSSFDKRSQERQLTFGEITLEDFLVKAGIIAESTQGTRISGLLIGVDSMSLTQQAQWPHYQIPAMHQAPAQQQQNILPVFMPGHPVQQPLPVVANPIVDPETQVTMSPAHLMGTLSDTQTSGRKRVAPEDVIEKSVERRQKRMIKNRESAARSRARKQAYTHELENKVSWLEEENERLKRQKVGFANQIIHA; encoded by the exons ATGTTAACTCATGGGATGGGATCTCAGGGGGgagttggtggtggaaaagaagcaaAGCCGAATGGTTTGGCTAGGCAAGGATCACTCTACAGCCTCACTCTTGATGAAGTTCAGAATCAATTGGGGAATTTAGGGAAACCACTAAACAGCATGAATCTTGATGAGCTTCTTAAAACTGTATGGACCATTGAGGCTAGTCAAGACTTGGGGGGAAATGATTACGGGGCAGTGCAGCACGGGTCTATTTCTCTGCATCGACAGTCATCGAGCATTACAATGTCCGGGGATCTCAGCAAGAAGACTGTTGATGAGGTATGGCAGGATATTCAGCAGGGGCAGAAAAGGGATAGTAGTTTTGATAAGAGAAGTCAGGAGAGGCAACTTACTTTTGGCGAGATAACTCTGGAGGATTTCTTGGTCAAGGCTGGAATCATTGCAGAGTCGACCCAAGGCACGAGAATTTCGGGTTTACTTATAGGGGTTGATTCAATGTCATTGACACAGCAAGCTCAGTGGCCACATTATCAAATCCCCGCTATGCATCAGGCACCGGCACAACAGCAGCAGAATATTCTACCAGTGTTTATGCCGGGCCATCCGGTTCAACAGCCTTTACCTGTTGTTGCTAATCCAATTGTGGATCCTGAAACTCAGGTGACAATGTCTCCAGCACATCTAATGGGAACATTATCAGACACACAAACGTCTGGAAGAAAGCGGGTTGCTCCAGAGGATGTGATCGAAAAGAGTGTGGAAAGGAGGCAGAAGAGGATGATAAAAAATAGGGAATCTGCAGCTCGGTCGCGAGCGAGGAAGCAG GCTTACACCCATGAACTAGAGAACAAGGTTTCATGGCTTGAAGAGGAGAATGAAAGACTTAAAAGACAGAAGGTAGGATTTGCAAATCAAATAATTCATGCATGA